A single Mercenaria mercenaria strain notata chromosome 9, MADL_Memer_1, whole genome shotgun sequence DNA region contains:
- the LOC123533068 gene encoding uncharacterized protein LOC123533068 has translation MMSEAGKDKRITDLFTEGSHHRSLSVISINQNLYASKDPTQRTNCHYLVMFNNPVDKQSMITLARQMYPGKTEYFLKKSEKVTKQPYDFLLVDLKPFTPEHARLKYDLMWIDRRPTNNESLTELTNQMTEPGQNCIKGEQQSDLNHLSVGIQTVDIAGNNSEIMAENTNACDDCGLLFDSSHDVQRHVKRGWCAEINNTTQPKKRKIEGSDDEMGDNVEENQAYLSLWKKAIDCNDDKYDKLYNQFIQDGEEKESAEEMTEDRIQPYNERTFFTKYEYLLDSYILPFQNSTLHQKILQDIHSLTMKNASIQSSITRVLRKYKPDFKELFETELPDEESDEESEEDESDIE, from the coding sequence ATGATGTCAGAGGCTGGAAAGGACAAAAGAATTACAGATTTATTCACGGAGGGATCGCATCACCGATCTTTATCGGTGATTTCCATCAATCAAAACCTCTACGCCAGCAAGGATCCGACACAAAGAACAAACTGTCATTATCTCGTAATGTTCAATAATCCAGTCGACAAACAATCTATGATCACATTAGCGAGACAGATGTACCCTGGTAAAACTGAATACTTTTTAAAGAAGTCTGAGAAAGTAACTAAACAGCCCTATGACTTTCTATTGGTGGATTTAAAACCATTTACACCGGAACATGCCAGACTGAAATATGATTTAATGTGGATAGACAGAAGGCCTACGAACAACGAAAGCCTGACAGAACTGACCAATCAGATGACAGAACCAGGCCAAAATTGTATAAAAGGCGAGCAACAATCAGATTTAAATCATTTGTCAGTCGGAATTCAAACTGTAGACATCGCaggaaataatagtgaaattatggctgaaaatacgaATGCTTGCGACGATTGTGGACTTTTGTTTGACTCTTCGCATGATGTACAGAGACATGTAAAACGAGGGTGGTGTGCAGAAATTAACAATACTACGcaaccaaagaaaagaaaaatagaaggCAGTGATGATGAAATGGGAGATAACGTTGAAGAAAATCAGGCTTATCTATCCCTCTGGAAAAAAGCTATAGACTGTAACGACGATAAATACGACAAATTGTATAATCAGTTTATACAGGACGGAGAGGAAAAGGAGTCTGCAGAGGAAATGACAGAAGATCGTATCCAGCCGTATAATGAACGCACATTCTTCACAAAATACGAGTATTTGTTGGATTCGTATATTCTGCCATTTCAAAACAGTACACTGCATCAAAAGATTTTACAAGACATACATTCATTGACAATGAAGAATGCAAGCATTCAATCGTCAATTACGCGTGTACTGCGAAAGTACAAGCCTGACTTTAAGGAGCTGTTTGAGACAGAATTGCCTGACGAGGAAAGTGATGAAGAAAGCGAGGAGGACGAGTCTGATATTGAATAA